CGCATCGCGCGGGAGCAGGCCGGCGTCGACGTCGCGCTGGATGCGGTCGCGGACGCGACCTTCCGTTTCCCGGCGGATCGCGGCGAGTTCCGCCTGCACGTCGGCGGATGCCGCGGAGCAGTTGGTGGCCGCGCTGATGATGAGGCACCCCGCGGGCGTGTCCGGGCCCGTGAAGCCGATGGCCGCGCCCTCCAGCAGCGACTGCACCGCATCGCGCGCGGTAGCCGCCGCGTCCACGCTGTCCATCCAGCCCGCCAGGCCGGCGCTGTAACGACCGACTGCCTCCTGAAACAGCTGCTTCTTGTCGCCGAACGCGGCGTACAGGCTGGGCGGCGAAATGCCCATTGCCGACGTCAA
The sequence above is a segment of the Longimicrobium terrae genome. Coding sequences within it:
- a CDS encoding TetR/AcrR family transcriptional regulator gives rise to the protein MKDASAPRRRTGRPLSFDREQALQRAMLLFWRYGYDSTSLAQLTSAMGISPPSLYAAFGDKKQLFQEAVGRYSAGLAGWMDSVDAAATARDAVQSLLEGAAIGFTGPDTPAGCLIISAATNCSAASADVQAELAAIRRETEGRVRDRIQRDVDAGLLPRDADAPALAAMYMTLVQGMSNQARDGAPREKLLALGRAAMRAWPADAPA